The DNA sequence CCTGccaactttattatttttacttccTCCTTCACGCAACACGAGAGGAGCTGCTTGCTCCGCCATCCCTCACAGCAGCCCCACCAGTTTGAAGCATGGTTTGCTTACTGAGGCACTGAGCAAAGTCAATGCACTGCGGCGACACTCCAGGCAATCCCTCACCCCCTTCTAATTATTATGAGTGCTCATTAGGACTTCATCTAATAACCTTTTATTATGTTAAGGagtcatttgtttaaaaaaaaaaaacagtggagaTAAGAGCAGGGGTAAGagtgggggagggtggagatTAATCAGAGGGGCAAGGGGCACAAGATGCCCGGACACTGTTGTTGCTGATGTGTTCGCCTGGGCCCTGTGGGTGGCATTCAAACGCAATTACCCAGCTCCTGTATTTTCATCCAAAACAAaaaggacacagagagatactGCCAAGAGGCGTCACACCTCACATGATGAGATTACCATCtcatttatgcacacacacacacacacacacacacacacacacacaaaggatcTAAAATTCAGCctctgttatttttattttcataacaatTCCATGTGGAAATGGGGAAGACCTTAACATTCAACAAAATTATGCACAGCAAATCACATGAACAAAGGGAAGTGAGAAGGAGCAATGAAAAAATTACCAGATTTATGCAAAAAAACATCCATTATTCCATTATCACTTTCTTCTTTTATCATTACACTCCCGTGAGACCCATCTCATCATAAAGGCTGCTTTGAATCGGCATAATACAAAATGGAACATgagtttaaaacacacacacacacacacacacacacacacacacacacacacatataattatataattacaacCATATGATGTtccattaaaataactgatctGCTCATTTTCAAGTAGCCTCAGCTACCTTATTTTCAACCAATGTAGACAATGGGGCACCAGAATGGAGAAACACTGGACGAAGGCAGACCACAAACCTGTTTTCCTGTGAAGCCTTGGCAAATGACCTTTGTATCCTTGTTAATGTACAGGTTCTTTCTCGTTCCATTATAACAGTGCCTGACCCCAGTCTGCTGCACTGCAAACACAGCAAACAGGGGAGGAAAGAGGACTAAGGATTAAAGCACTGGATCTCATATCTAAGCATTGAGGCTCAAAGCAGGTTTTAAAGGGCCTATCTTGGCACTAACAATGTGGCAGCTATTATACTCCCAAATGTAGCCATCCTCTTTCTTACACAGTCTAATGCTGTATGGTACAAATGCAACCTGCAAGTGACTTTTGCAAATGTATATGAGGTAGCCTAACTGCTGCCAAGTCActactgttgggcctctgagcaaagCCTTCCAACCTCAACTGCTCGAACTGAACTCAGTCGCAAttctaagtcactttggataaaagcatcagataaatgccataaatgacaGTTTAAATGTTCTTAATGCAGCCAAGGATTTAAAGTATATAGCCAATGCAAGATTGTTTAGCCAGAGCAGAGAACATGTGAGAACATTCACTGCTTGGATTACTTAATCTGTCACAAATTCTGTTAAACTTTAGGTTACTAAGATTTGGAGAAACCTGATTCTTTTTTGCAGAACACTGATCTAATTTCAACCAGAATGTGAAGCACAAATATAAAGATTTCATAAAAAGGTTTAAGCATACAAGGAGCAACAGCATCAACATGTGTCCGCTGAGACACCTCGGCTCAGAAAGCTCACATAGTATGCATGAGGATTAGGCAGTAATTGTTATTTTATCatcattagtagtagtagtagtcataGTAGTATGTAGTGCAGTATATCAAATAAGAAATTgttttacataatacatttataaaagtgTTATAGATGTGATGGTAAGCTGCATTAAAGTCTAGTGTTGCTGATCAAACTATAAAATATAGCAAGttgaaaatgacaatgaaacaGAGACTGGCCAAGTCTCTCTTGAAAGAGAGATATTGGAGCTCGGTGCTTTAACGAGAGTAAATACACTTGATTCACCTTCTGCAGTTGCATTGGCAACAAGAACTGTAGTTTCTCATATCAGAATATAGATGTGGTATAAGGACGTTTGTCAGTATGAAGGATTTCAATATAGCTGAGCCGAAATTCCAGAATTGACAAAGCTCAGTACAAAGTTGCGCAACGCTAGATTAGTTAAGATGAGCGAAGAGCATACTTGCATTTTCCGTTACACTCTCATTTGTTCATAACAGGATTTCACTGAAAGGCCATCGTTATCACTACATTGTCGGAATCTGTCGTTTGCTCTCTCCACTACATTGTACAACGTGGCCAAGAACTTTTTTGGGCTTGAAGTGCATCAACCGTTCACCAATGCCCAACACTAAGAAGGGTCACAACACATAGCAAGCTTGTTAACTACCACACTACAACAATACAACCTGTAGTCAGAAGGTGGCCACGTTACCATGAAGAATTCTGAGTAGTTGTTGCTGGCTTTCGACTAAATACGACGTTAAATACACGCTTTCTTTGGACTCTTTTAGGATAACTAACTAGCTGGCTGGCTGACCAGCTAACTAAAAACACAGCTCACATATAGACTGAGACTCCTAACGACCCACCTATCTAGCAAACCCTCTGAAAGGCAATACAGACCTGAAGACTGAAAGGCTAAATACCAAGCCAATTCTGACAGAAGAGGGGAAGGTccattagctaggttagctaacctagctagttagcatcTGACCCTGGCCTAGCAAATAGCCCACTAGCAGTTTTGTGGGATTTGACCACTACTGCTGCGGTGAGTTGGCATTATGTATTTAAGTATGTATTATAAATGCAACAACTTTCAATTACGGCAGTGTTATCTACTTACAGAGCAGCCGGGCAAACAGTCTAGGGTGAGCCATCTTCTGTCATTCACCAATGACACGGATAACGACGTACCGACGATCATAACATGGGTGCTTTTATTAATGCCTGTTTTGGAAATGACTGTCTTTACACTACCTGCGAAACGCGCGGTGAACGGTACGTTCAAGACGTGATGCACTTAGGCGTAACTTCTTAATTAGGCGTACCTTcttctgtaaaatgtaaattaaattaaatgaatcatTAGTGATACAGGAGATTTTTGCTTCAGCCCAATAATGCACGGcatgatgggtaatgtagtcccCCGCGAAACATCGCTAAAATGAACTTTGGCTCCTCTTTAAATTTGCAAAACAGTGTCACggcattttaaataatgttacaATTTCCGTTTTGCGTGTTGTGATCGGAAATCCTAGAGAAATACCTGTCATTACTATTCATTTAGGTTGCACTCACATATTGAATACATATAGATTGTAATACGTGATTCTCACGCATGGCTTCTCAAATCAGCTCTTGTTGTAACATGTTCAGTAtagaaatatgttttgttttttttgggttttttttatcagttCACAGTGGAATCTCAGGAAAGTAGGAAGAAAACATTCTTGTAGCAGCTTGCTTGATTTGTTTCACCACGTAGAGAACAGGAACACTGGAAAAATATATAGTTAGATATTTCTAGGTTATATAATGTTCTAATGTGCTAACTAAAAGTAACTCGCAGTAAGCAATACTTGTTCTCTGGTTAAGGCACTTAACTGTGCCCTGAGCTTTTCCCACGAACAATTCACTGAATGATCCAGTAGCTTTTaactgttgtgtttgtttatttgcagtgCTTTCATACTTAAGAATAAATGACTAGTTCcacatttcttttgaaaatgcactttaaatgtgttaataaaGGGCTGGGCGTGAGCAATCGTTTAAGCCAATAGAAAAGTACCAACTCTGCGGACGCTGATTGGTTCCTGTTTTTTGCGCCACTGCGGCTACTTGCGTATATTCACCATTGTCCTTTACGCTATTGTTAGCTAACATCACCTTAAATCTCGTATAACGGCAACGTAAAAACCGCAGGTTCATAGTTCCGCAATGACGTAGGACGTCACAGGAAATATCTTGCTTCGAGTGAATTAAAGTTGCACAAACGCATTCAATATGATGTTGGAAACTCTTTCGAGATTTATTAAGGTACAGCTTCCAGCCTACCTCAAGAAGTTGCCCCTGCCAGAAACGATCGGAGGCTTTGCGAGACTCACCggtatgtgttttatgtgtaagGATATTATATGCCATAGTCGTTAGCGATAGTTATGATGGCCACCAAATAACTTGCAGTCATCCCTGGAACTTGCATCTTAGCATATAGGTCTCTTTCAGAGCATATTTCTGCCATCATGTGTAAACGCAGTATATAAATCGGATAATTCTGTTTCGCTTTACTGTCTGTCTAACTAACTAGTTAACTAGCTACAACTAACCCAGCGTTAGGTAACTAGCTTTAGTTTACCTGATTAACACACACTTTGCGCCTGAGTTTAACTTGCACGATGGGCAGAAAATGAATGACAGCACAAGTAAGtcgcttttttatttttgctatgtTACTTTAAACGCGTTTTCGTTTTTATTTTCCACTGCTTCTAATACCAGATAGTTAACGAGCAGGGGAAATGCACACTGTTATGGCAACTAAGTTAGCTATCTTACCAGTAGCTAACTAGGAGATAACACTGTACTGGTCTTACGGGGTGGGTGTAcacagctaacgctagctatcttACCTTACCTAACTGGGAGATAACACTACTGGTCATGCGGGGGTGGCTAACTGGGAGAGAACACTGTACTGGTCATGCGGGGGTGGCCTCAGACTTGGCGCTCGTTGACCGTTATTTAGGTGTCCGTTATTGACCGTTATTTAGGTGTCGAAGGTCTGTTGTCTTGAAAAAACCTCCATCCGCGTAGGGAGTGTGCATCAGGAAACGTAAAGCGAGTATAGATCTACTTGAGATTTAAAGATAATAGCCTACATTGAAAGCAGCAAGGATGTATACTTATTTTAACCTCAGTTTAAACCTCCAGCCATGTTAAATCATGACTCAGATCACCACCGCAATCTttagtaaatatatttgttgtaGCTTTAGTAATGCTTCATTACGTTGATTACTCCTTTGATTTTGCACTCGACATTTTTCTTTGAAGTTAATGTTTAATTGGcttataattgtttaattaatccTATATCCTATGTGTTCCTGCACTGTTTAATTCTTGGTATTGCCATGAAAATCAAACTGAATCTGTTCCTTTCTGCAGCAGTTTATACAGTTCCAACAGACAAAGCTCACATTTTGGACTGTATCAGTTGGTGTTTTAAGATTGCCAAAGTGTAGATTAAACTGATTCAAGATCAGTTGTTTCTAGGAGGTTTTTAGTTGTGTGGTAGGCTAAGTTGACTCTTGATTACtgtacttttttatttattctttttttttctctctctggaggAAATGAATCAGAACTTCATTAGGTCATATGTTGTTGGTAACAGATCTGCCTAAAAGGTGTGTGACATTGGTAAACCTTCCACTAGCAACAGGAACATCCAACTGCTGTTTCAAGCAATTGGCACCGGTCCTTGCATTCTCCAACTGGCAGGAGGGAACCTGCAGTGAACCCTGGAGTTTGATCCATTTCTTTCGTTATGTGTCCACAGTTTTAGAGTGGCTGCGCCTGCTTCCTTTGCTAGGAGTTCTAGCCCTGCTGGGCTATATTTCCATCAGGCCTTTCTTGCCCagaaagaagaagcagaaggaCTCTCTCATCAACCTGAAGATCCAAAAGGAAAACCCCAAAGTGATTAATGAGATTGACATTGAAAATTTAAGATACCCAAATGTTTGCTACTGCAGATGCTGGAGGTCCAAAACGGTAAGCATGGTAGAGGCTTTAGCAGCATCcagcatgtctctctgtgtattaCAAAGTACATGCAACATgagtaaatatacaaaattgtAGGATTTTGCAGATTTCAAAGTTGTAGCATGCAAGCTAAACTGAATGTTATTAGGAATATAACCAAACTTGTTTTTACTAGTTATGTGTTGGACAAGAGCCCTTTGGATCTTGTGAAGTGAAACAATTAATGCTAGAACACA is a window from the Electrophorus electricus isolate fEleEle1 chromosome 9, fEleEle1.pri, whole genome shotgun sequence genome containing:
- the cisd2 gene encoding CDGSH iron-sulfur domain-containing protein 2, whose translation is MMLETLSRFIKVQLPAYLKKLPLPETIGGFARLTVLEWLRLLPLLGVLALLGYISIRPFLPRKKKQKDSLINLKIQKENPKVINEIDIENLRYPNVCYCRCWRSKTFPVCDKSHIKHNELTGDNVGPLVLRKKIL